A genomic window from Pseudomonadales bacterium includes:
- a CDS encoding glycosyltransferase family 4 protein, translated as MSDSSRIEYLSTARGGNILTDVVISQEARWERLTKRIPQQRFGGIIGSVFHSVRIVACSNDADTLITGNVRVAALLGMLKAIHPKWNPRLISLETRFDDPRPGILWALKLYFQRVAFAEFDVVCVSARREIGIYSERLRLPDGKIRFVPWHTNIVEPKIIPTRGNYVFSAGRTGRDWKTLSLAAKKCRNTRFVVVMTESDRAQVCFPENVEVFVDVPYERYRELLEDARIVVVPLRVHAYSSGQVALLEAMALGKPIICTKVLGTEDYIKDGVDGLLVDPDDVDSMVRAIELVGDVSTAEKLSKSALETVLGSHTFSKYVGAILEYAKE; from the coding sequence ATGAGTGACTCATCCAGAATCGAATATTTATCTACTGCGCGTGGCGGAAATATCCTGACTGACGTGGTGATTTCACAGGAAGCTCGGTGGGAGAGACTGACAAAAAGAATTCCCCAGCAGCGTTTCGGTGGGATCATCGGTTCAGTCTTCCACTCAGTAAGAATCGTGGCTTGTAGCAATGACGCAGATACATTGATAACAGGGAATGTGCGTGTTGCTGCTTTGTTAGGAATGTTAAAGGCCATTCATCCGAAGTGGAATCCTCGGTTGATTTCTCTCGAGACAAGGTTTGATGATCCGCGTCCGGGGATTCTGTGGGCGTTAAAGCTGTACTTCCAACGAGTTGCTTTCGCCGAGTTCGATGTTGTGTGTGTTTCCGCGCGTCGAGAGATCGGTATATATTCAGAACGATTACGATTGCCGGATGGAAAAATACGTTTTGTTCCTTGGCACACAAACATCGTGGAACCAAAGATCATTCCCACGCGTGGCAACTATGTGTTTTCAGCTGGCAGGACGGGGCGGGACTGGAAGACACTTTCACTTGCTGCGAAAAAGTGCAGGAATACTCGATTTGTTGTTGTCATGACAGAAAGCGATCGTGCTCAAGTATGTTTTCCGGAAAACGTTGAAGTTTTTGTAGATGTCCCCTATGAACGATACAGAGAGCTCCTAGAAGATGCGCGGATTGTTGTTGTGCCACTTCGGGTGCATGCATACTCGTCTGGCCAGGTTGCGCTGCTCGAGGCAATGGCGCTGGGCAAGCCGATCATCTGTACGAAAGTACTTGGGACCGAAGACTACATAAAGGATGGGGTCGATGGATTGCTGGTTGATCCTGATGATGTCGATTCAATGGTGCGTGCGATTGAGTTAGTGGGAGATGTGTCAACAGCAGAGAAGCTCTCAAAATCTGCCTTGGAAACGGTCCTCGGTTCCCATACGTTCTCCAAGTATGTTGGCGCGATTCTGGAGTACGCAAAGGAATAG
- a CDS encoding acyltransferase yields the protein MNTRLEIGRGLAALWVFTFHVQSMIATACPSLALLAAKGFLGVPIFFVISGYAISASAEREIRLGGNWRIFMRRRLLRIYPPFWGAVVVAISVPFVIEIVSALKSGIYLPPEPRWLEFGGSEWLQVLTLTRIFFSENGDLQAAFSPVNAVFWTLGIEVQFYIVMAAAVASGKHWRMVLRAVTVISMVALFIHFFQISGLFLVYWPVFMLGVILRRLQELDMTPRSLFKQYAPVISGSMIAGIVMGSLFMMNVVRIGAEELSLLSGSIEFLTAGLATAFALWFSIAFQAAEKKHRLLLKPLTMLGASSYSLYLIHGRVYPLAEMFVRQISKPNSVLYPVLTISGTIVVAYVFYTLVERPFMSVRNRSRL from the coding sequence ATGAACACTAGGCTTGAGATCGGTAGGGGATTGGCGGCGTTGTGGGTATTCACATTTCATGTTCAATCGATGATTGCGACGGCATGTCCGAGCCTAGCACTACTTGCAGCGAAAGGGTTCCTGGGCGTTCCGATATTCTTTGTGATTTCGGGCTATGCAATATCCGCATCTGCCGAACGCGAGATCCGACTAGGTGGCAACTGGAGAATTTTCATGAGACGCCGTCTATTACGGATCTATCCTCCGTTTTGGGGCGCAGTTGTTGTCGCTATAAGTGTACCCTTTGTCATCGAAATTGTTAGCGCACTCAAATCCGGTATCTACTTACCGCCTGAACCCAGATGGCTTGAATTTGGTGGTAGCGAGTGGTTGCAGGTGTTGACACTTACCCGCATTTTTTTTTCAGAGAACGGAGACCTGCAAGCTGCCTTCAGTCCTGTGAATGCAGTGTTCTGGACACTAGGAATCGAAGTGCAGTTCTATATAGTGATGGCTGCGGCTGTCGCGAGTGGGAAGCACTGGCGCATGGTTTTGCGGGCCGTCACTGTCATATCGATGGTTGCCTTGTTTATTCATTTCTTTCAGATCTCCGGTCTTTTTCTTGTCTACTGGCCTGTATTCATGCTGGGCGTGATCTTACGGCGTTTGCAAGAGTTAGACATGACGCCTCGTAGTCTATTCAAACAGTATGCTCCGGTAATAAGCGGCAGCATGATTGCGGGCATTGTGATGGGATCTCTGTTCATGATGAATGTGGTAAGAATCGGTGCAGAGGAGCTGTCGTTGTTATCCGGTAGTATCGAATTCCTGACTGCAGGGCTCGCTACTGCCTTTGCCTTATGGTTTTCTATCGCCTTTCAGGCGGCAGAGAAGAAGCACAGGCTGCTACTAAAGCCTTTAACCATGCTTGGGGCGTCCAGTTATTCTCTGTACTTGATACATGGGCGCGTATATCCGCTTGCTGAGATGTTTGTGCGTCAAATATCTAAACCTAACAGCGTTTTATATCCGGTATTAACTATCTCGGGTACAATCGTCGTCGCATACGTATTCTATACTCTGGTCGAGCGTCCGTTTATGAGCGTTCGCAATCGCTCTCGACTCTAA
- a CDS encoding right-handed parallel beta-helix repeat-containing protein, with protein MNRRKLLVSSSGIAALLASKGVLAVPMPPVIAGGNIGNSGYTPTHFASANANGGGSGSASSPWTLEEAMRNAVAGNRVQVEPGIYVGRGTVGRWASAFAPSNSGTSDNPIVFFAANRSGLSYVAGLTTEIRSGGTSGSNGSPAFGAPDRSYIIFDGFYTDNNANNNKSSRDTGPVNLNGSVGCEVRNCVIKGVENQVTGDNYCGVRLEVAADCIVSDCYISGFRSDGGSVSQNHAGVMSYDARNCVVANCEIVNCGCGIFWKGDHSGDGAPQYGLDTHHNIFRNNRWADVRFGGVSGDEQNRVFQNHFISDGTPSSGAVVFTSYVAGSPTNVWVANNTFVGHHKAILTQATTPLSNRIYNNIFYGVQHVYGSYSTSDVPTFLNAFSAINYNLYRGISNFSYTEGSGSMTQLTFTSWRSSYGMDQQGIIEQDPRLASVQAEDYSLLSGSPAQNAGLDVLNLLGFGTSSQINIGSDIGNGDVIGRRAS; from the coding sequence GTGAACCGACGAAAATTACTAGTTTCTTCTTCTGGCATAGCTGCACTTCTGGCAAGCAAAGGTGTGTTAGCAGTCCCCATGCCGCCGGTAATAGCTGGCGGCAACATTGGGAATAGTGGGTATACGCCCACTCATTTCGCGAGTGCAAATGCAAACGGTGGAGGATCCGGATCCGCCAGTTCGCCATGGACGCTCGAAGAAGCGATGAGAAACGCAGTTGCTGGAAATCGAGTGCAGGTCGAACCTGGTATCTACGTCGGTAGAGGTACGGTAGGACGCTGGGCGTCTGCTTTCGCCCCTAGCAATAGCGGAACAAGCGATAATCCAATAGTCTTTTTCGCCGCGAATCGATCCGGACTCTCATACGTTGCTGGTCTAACTACGGAAATACGTTCTGGCGGAACCAGCGGCAGCAATGGGAGCCCTGCATTTGGGGCCCCAGACAGGAGCTATATCATTTTCGATGGTTTTTACACGGACAACAATGCAAACAACAACAAGTCGAGCAGAGACACGGGTCCAGTAAACCTGAACGGGTCGGTTGGATGCGAAGTGCGGAATTGTGTGATCAAAGGTGTAGAAAACCAGGTTACCGGCGATAACTACTGTGGTGTCCGATTGGAAGTTGCCGCCGACTGTATAGTATCGGATTGCTACATATCTGGGTTTCGAAGTGACGGGGGAAGCGTTAGTCAAAACCACGCTGGTGTAATGAGCTACGACGCGCGAAATTGTGTCGTAGCAAACTGCGAGATAGTCAATTGCGGGTGCGGAATTTTCTGGAAAGGGGATCATTCTGGTGACGGCGCGCCTCAGTATGGGTTGGACACGCATCACAATATTTTCAGAAACAATCGCTGGGCTGACGTACGCTTCGGAGGGGTATCAGGAGACGAGCAAAATCGCGTCTTTCAAAATCATTTTATTAGCGACGGTACACCGTCAAGCGGAGCGGTTGTATTTACGTCTTACGTCGCGGGGTCGCCTACTAACGTCTGGGTTGCAAACAATACTTTCGTTGGACACCACAAAGCGATCTTGACGCAAGCGACAACTCCCCTTTCAAACAGGATATACAACAATATTTTCTACGGTGTCCAACACGTCTACGGATCGTACTCCACATCCGACGTTCCCACGTTTTTGAATGCATTTTCTGCCATAAACTACAACCTGTATCGGGGCATATCCAATTTCAGCTATACAGAGGGGTCAGGTTCGATGACTCAACTGACTTTTACGTCGTGGCGCTCTTCATATGGTATGGATCAGCAGGGAATAATTGAACAGGATCCCAGACTCGCGTCAGTTCAGGCTGAAGATTACTCCTTGCTCTCAGGCAGCCCGGCCCAAAACGCAGGTCTTGATGTTCTCAATTTGCTTGGATTCGGTACAAGTAGCCAGATCAATATTGGGTCTGATATCGGTAATGGTGATGTTATAGGAAGGAGAGCCTCTTAG
- a CDS encoding IS30 family transposase: protein MTRLGRPGLSASQRAELWERWKQGESLTEIGDAIGKHAGSVFGVLRTGGGIYSPPRSRAITQLSLSEREEISRGVSAGCSMRAIARHINRAPSTVSREIERNGGIRRYRASEAEEATWNRGSRPKRCKLAHNIKLQRIVARKLSFEWSPEQISGWLKLRYPMKAGMHVSHETIYRSLFVQTRGVLKKELMKHLRSRRVMRHGKRYSTKGKPRGRIIDAISIRERPPEVEDRAVPGHWEGDLISGSGNTHIATLVERQSRFTLLVKVEGKDTNSVVSALIRQIKKLPDELLKTITWDRGSEMAQHKKISVATDVVVYFCDPQSPWQRGTNENTNRLLRQYLPKQTDLSVHTQSDLNAIARRLNQRPRKRLAYQTPADKLQESVAATS, encoded by the coding sequence ATGACGAGACTCGGCAGACCAGGATTAAGCGCTTCCCAGCGAGCCGAACTCTGGGAACGATGGAAGCAAGGCGAATCACTCACTGAAATTGGCGATGCAATTGGCAAACATGCCGGTTCAGTTTTCGGGGTGCTCAGAACGGGCGGCGGGATATATAGCCCACCTCGAAGCCGCGCAATCACACAATTGAGCCTGAGCGAACGGGAAGAAATCTCTCGGGGTGTTTCGGCGGGTTGCTCCATGCGGGCAATTGCCCGACATATCAATCGTGCACCGTCTACCGTATCACGAGAGATTGAGAGAAACGGTGGAATCAGACGCTACCGGGCCTCGGAGGCGGAAGAAGCTACCTGGAATCGCGGGAGCAGACCGAAGCGTTGTAAGCTGGCTCACAATATCAAACTGCAGAGAATCGTCGCTAGAAAACTGAGCTTTGAGTGGTCGCCAGAACAGATTTCTGGTTGGTTGAAACTGCGCTACCCAATGAAAGCCGGTATGCATGTGTCTCATGAAACAATCTATCGAAGCTTGTTTGTTCAGACTCGGGGGGTATTGAAGAAAGAGCTCATGAAGCATCTGAGATCCAGGCGGGTCATGCGGCATGGGAAAAGATATTCGACGAAGGGAAAGCCGAGAGGTCGAATCATTGATGCTATATCGATTCGAGAACGTCCCCCGGAGGTTGAGGACAGAGCGGTCCCAGGACACTGGGAAGGTGATCTGATCAGTGGTTCCGGTAACACACACATCGCCACCTTGGTTGAGCGACAATCTCGCTTCACTTTGTTAGTCAAAGTAGAAGGCAAGGATACGAACAGTGTCGTGAGTGCGCTCATCCGACAAATCAAAAAGCTGCCGGATGAGCTTCTGAAGACAATTACTTGGGATCGGGGATCAGAAATGGCTCAACACAAGAAAATTTCTGTGGCGACAGATGTGGTCGTCTATTTCTGTGACCCGCAGAGTCCGTGGCAGCGTGGTACCAACGAAAACACGAACCGTTTGCTTCGTCAGTACCTGCCGAAGCAAACGGACTTGTCCGTGCACACGCAGTCCGACCTCAACGCTATCGCAAGAAGGTTGAATCAGCGGCCGAGAAAAAGGTTGGCGTATCAAACGCCGGCAGATAAGCTCCAAGAGAGTGTTGCAGCGACCAGTTGA
- a CDS encoding alcohol dehydrogenase catalytic domain-containing protein — protein sequence MAESSCPETTIVIRSFNEERWLPEVFQSLKDQSYQNFEVVLVDSGSVDRSREIAQSFGARIVRLRSEDFTFGHSLNLGCQVATGKFVAILSAHAIPANIHWLNSLIDPLRDPETAMVFGSQRGHELSKFPEFVDFERTFPFSPMVVDEDHPFANNANSAVKKICWEQYEFDEGLPGLEDIDWAKHWIERGMKVSYQPDATVIHVHTESWEQVRRRYYREAMAARWVGTRLLRHIPIEVFREFVWCLQDLWRAPTFRQNRNLVVEILRFRYEKMMGTVGGIIDSRGLSNPARRSEMYFRKGFPAVVIRGPNRAKIEERAVPSLKPGELLVRVAYVGICGTDLEILEGSLGYYRSGLAKYPIVPGHEFSGTVVAFGPRVTDMEEGDRVVVECIQGCGECEACASDSAIQCSDRREVGVFGQDGGYAAYVITRSRYVHRIPDNLGLDAAALTEPVAVVLKGLRRLGSSKSDSHRRNCAVVGAGTIGQIAAQVLTIRGHSVTVFDRNGKRLENLRSFAETSDVMDELRGFDWIIEATGNQEVLTQVLSRADTGASVLLLGLPYAESAFSFESVVASDQTIVGSVGSSGQDFSEAIETLPKIDTSVFLNESYPLERFETAWKRAREGSSVKIMLHIDESATNIASSPESEKVAAHIQPGSSAIA from the coding sequence GTGGCAGAGAGTAGTTGTCCTGAAACTACGATAGTCATTCGTTCGTTTAACGAGGAGCGTTGGCTGCCTGAAGTGTTTCAATCTCTGAAGGATCAAAGTTACCAGAATTTTGAGGTTGTTCTGGTTGACTCAGGCTCAGTGGATAGGAGCAGGGAAATTGCCCAGAGTTTTGGCGCGAGAATTGTGCGTCTTCGATCAGAGGATTTCACGTTCGGTCATTCGCTCAATCTCGGGTGCCAAGTAGCGACAGGTAAGTTTGTGGCCATTCTTTCGGCACACGCTATCCCTGCGAATATTCATTGGTTGAACAGCTTGATAGATCCTCTTCGAGATCCCGAAACCGCAATGGTTTTCGGTAGTCAACGAGGTCATGAGCTATCAAAGTTCCCCGAGTTTGTCGATTTTGAAAGGACTTTTCCGTTTAGTCCTATGGTTGTTGATGAAGATCACCCGTTTGCAAACAACGCAAACTCAGCAGTGAAGAAGATTTGCTGGGAACAGTATGAATTCGACGAAGGATTACCTGGGCTGGAAGACATTGACTGGGCAAAACACTGGATCGAACGTGGCATGAAGGTTAGCTATCAACCAGACGCTACTGTTATTCATGTACATACGGAGTCTTGGGAGCAGGTTCGTCGCCGATATTATCGCGAAGCGATGGCTGCACGTTGGGTGGGTACTCGTCTGCTAAGGCACATTCCAATTGAAGTATTTCGCGAGTTTGTTTGGTGTCTCCAGGATTTATGGCGGGCACCGACCTTTCGACAGAATAGAAATCTGGTTGTCGAGATCTTGAGGTTCAGATACGAAAAGATGATGGGTACGGTTGGTGGAATTATCGATAGCCGAGGTCTCAGCAATCCTGCTCGAAGATCTGAAATGTATTTTCGAAAGGGTTTTCCGGCAGTCGTCATCAGAGGGCCGAACAGGGCGAAGATCGAAGAGCGTGCGGTTCCAAGCCTCAAACCCGGAGAGCTGCTGGTGCGAGTCGCCTATGTTGGAATCTGCGGGACGGATCTCGAGATCCTGGAGGGATCGCTGGGCTACTACCGCTCTGGATTGGCAAAGTATCCGATCGTTCCTGGTCACGAATTTTCAGGCACCGTGGTTGCGTTCGGGCCGAGAGTCACGGATATGGAGGAGGGCGATCGAGTAGTTGTTGAGTGTATTCAGGGTTGCGGAGAATGTGAGGCATGTGCGTCAGACAGTGCTATCCAATGTTCCGATAGGAGGGAAGTGGGGGTATTCGGGCAGGATGGTGGATATGCGGCTTATGTGATTACCCGCAGCCGATACGTACACCGGATTCCTGACAACCTGGGTCTCGACGCTGCTGCGCTGACAGAACCTGTGGCGGTCGTTCTGAAAGGCCTGCGTAGATTGGGCTCTTCGAAGTCGGACTCCCACAGAAGAAACTGCGCGGTAGTGGGGGCTGGAACCATCGGGCAGATTGCTGCTCAGGTTCTGACAATTCGAGGGCATTCTGTAACGGTGTTCGATAGGAACGGAAAGCGATTGGAGAACCTCCGGAGTTTTGCAGAGACCTCTGACGTCATGGACGAATTGCGGGGTTTTGACTGGATCATCGAAGCAACGGGCAATCAGGAAGTACTTACTCAAGTTCTATCCAGAGCCGATACGGGAGCTTCGGTATTGCTGTTGGGCTTACCTTATGCCGAGTCTGCATTCAGCTTCGAATCTGTCGTTGCCTCAGATCAGACGATCGTCGGATCGGTTGGTAGTAGTGGGCAGGACTTTTCAGAGGCCATAGAGACGTTGCCGAAGATTGATACCAGCGTATTTCTTAATGAGTCATATCCACTGGAACGGTTCGAAACGGCCTGGAAAAGAGCTCGGGAAGGGTCTTCGGTAAAGATAATGCTTCATATCGACGAAAGCGCGACAAATATCGCCTCTTCCCCTGAGAGCGAGAAGGTAGCTGCGCATATTCAGCCTGGATCGTCGGCGATTGCGTAA
- a CDS encoding right-handed parallel beta-helix repeat-containing protein, translating into MIDADGAMALHLGNAAHVVLENIVIENSFPHGISIDDGGDHATPASGIVLRNVTIRRVGKGGNSDCLKLSGVDDFLITGSRFEGCDQGEGIDMVGCHHGRIESNRFVGMPGTGVQTKGGSSDIIVARNRFSDIGQRGVNLGGHTGEPYFRPLDAKFEAARVTVEANVFERIGDAAVVYSGCDSCLVVNNTIVHEDRAAIAIVQENAERASGRGGIFARNLIVFNTLWIFRKPGMRISADAAGQSHRLIDNVWASQWRQVDPAELPAGTHHLLSPETLFVDPTRGDFHPGPGNPTRGISADPIFLPDSDYDGRAFDSADPEIGAFARARD; encoded by the coding sequence GTGATTGATGCCGACGGCGCAATGGCTCTTCACCTGGGTAATGCTGCTCACGTTGTTCTTGAGAACATAGTGATCGAAAATTCCTTCCCCCACGGCATAAGCATCGACGATGGTGGAGATCACGCGACACCAGCCTCAGGTATCGTTCTCCGTAACGTAACGATCCGCAGGGTAGGGAAGGGCGGGAACAGTGACTGCCTCAAGCTGTCCGGCGTTGATGATTTTCTGATCACCGGAAGCCGTTTCGAAGGGTGTGATCAGGGGGAGGGCATAGACATGGTGGGCTGCCACCATGGTCGCATCGAATCCAACCGCTTTGTGGGGATGCCCGGGACGGGGGTGCAGACTAAGGGTGGCAGCAGCGACATCATCGTGGCGCGAAACCGGTTTTCTGATATCGGCCAGCGTGGCGTCAATCTGGGTGGACACACAGGTGAGCCCTATTTCCGACCATTGGATGCGAAGTTCGAGGCTGCCCGGGTGACTGTCGAGGCCAACGTCTTTGAGCGCATTGGAGATGCCGCCGTCGTCTACTCAGGCTGTGATTCCTGCCTGGTCGTCAACAATACCATCGTCCACGAGGATCGGGCGGCGATCGCAATTGTTCAGGAGAATGCTGAGCGTGCTTCCGGACGTGGAGGTATCTTCGCGAGAAACCTTATTGTATTCAATACGTTGTGGATATTTCGTAAGCCTGGAATGAGGATTTCAGCGGATGCCGCTGGACAGTCTCACCGATTAATCGATAACGTCTGGGCATCCCAATGGCGCCAGGTTGACCCGGCGGAGCTGCCGGCTGGAACGCATCATCTGTTGAGTCCTGAGACGCTGTTTGTTGATCCGACCAGGGGTGATTTCCATCCGGGCCCGGGAAATCCGACGCGCGGGATCTCAGCAGATCCAATCTTCCTGCCCGATTCTGACTACGACGGACGGGCGTTCGATTCCGCAGATCCTGAGATAGGGGCTTTCGCCAGGGCGCGGGATTGA
- a CDS encoding ElyC/SanA/YdcF family protein: MADLIGHFVVPSGVMVVLLVVAALLAVFRRTRWLSKVAAISALAVYVVFGSGPVAYSLLGPLERAYPSVTDIKDLEDIDVIVVLTGYASVLDSVSPPSWLNESSAYRVLELLRVENVRPEARVLVSGTLGSSITIRDVLVSLGMNPAQIRVDRDAIDTGVSAQALIDSVQPGERCALVTSAGHMPRAMMAFHHAGRDCLAVPTEFYTPFPLDPLGYLPSPGKLKLSDLAIHEYLGIAWYWVRGRL, encoded by the coding sequence TTGGCTGATCTGATCGGGCACTTTGTGGTGCCATCGGGGGTTATGGTGGTGCTGCTGGTGGTTGCAGCCCTGCTTGCAGTCTTTCGACGCACCCGGTGGCTGTCCAAGGTTGCCGCCATTTCAGCCCTTGCCGTGTACGTGGTGTTCGGCTCGGGACCTGTTGCGTACTCTCTGCTGGGGCCGCTGGAGCGTGCTTATCCTTCGGTCACAGATATCAAGGACTTAGAAGATATTGATGTCATCGTGGTGCTGACCGGGTATGCGTCCGTTCTGGATAGCGTCTCGCCGCCAAGCTGGCTGAATGAATCGTCCGCCTATCGGGTGCTTGAACTGCTCCGCGTGGAAAACGTGCGTCCGGAAGCTCGGGTACTGGTCAGCGGGACTCTTGGATCCTCCATCACCATCCGAGACGTGCTCGTTTCACTGGGGATGAACCCGGCACAGATTCGCGTGGATCGCGATGCCATAGATACAGGAGTCAGTGCACAGGCCCTGATTGACAGTGTGCAACCCGGGGAACGCTGTGCCCTGGTTACTTCCGCCGGGCACATGCCCAGGGCCATGATGGCGTTCCATCACGCCGGGCGTGACTGCCTGGCGGTGCCGACAGAGTTTTACACGCCGTTTCCACTCGACCCGCTGGGATATCTGCCCTCCCCAGGCAAGCTCAAACTGTCTGATCTTGCGATCCACGAGTACCTGGGTATTGCCTGGTACTGGGTGCGCGGCCGCCTCTGA
- a CDS encoding glycosyltransferase family 4 protein yields the protein MLTIAGLHHGGAERVVANLTKYLDRERFEVSVCWHVALGDIGRELRENGVRVFGVPEQRPGWGPYRRFLYLRQMLKEEGVDLVHSHDTACLADATQARAVGARVKHVHTFHFGNYPNLPGKYLFLERVFNRFPDQLIAVGTEQKNAIVNALKISPEKVSTVYNGVAAPGGGYDSELVGKFTQGLTDPLIIGSISTLTEQKGLSFLIDAAGILKQRRSNFVVLIAGDGPLRPELEQQAKQLRVDDVVKFVGWLPGAASKLLPALDVFVQSSLWEANSMVLLEAMAAGCAIVTTNVGESRHVVDSDCGYVVPSRNALAIADKVDLLLGDACRRNSYGVNARNKFERQYTVAAMADRYSAIYESVLG from the coding sequence TTGCTGACAATCGCCGGGCTTCATCATGGCGGCGCTGAACGTGTGGTAGCTAATCTCACTAAGTATCTCGATAGAGAGCGTTTTGAGGTGAGTGTTTGCTGGCATGTTGCGCTGGGAGATATTGGACGCGAACTGAGAGAGAATGGAGTTCGGGTGTTTGGAGTACCAGAGCAGCGCCCCGGCTGGGGGCCGTATCGGCGTTTCCTGTACCTGCGTCAGATGCTGAAAGAAGAAGGCGTTGATCTGGTCCATTCACATGATACTGCCTGCCTTGCAGACGCTACTCAGGCTCGGGCCGTTGGAGCTCGAGTAAAACATGTTCATACCTTCCATTTTGGAAACTACCCGAATCTCCCCGGTAAGTACCTGTTCCTCGAGCGAGTATTCAATCGATTTCCAGATCAGCTGATTGCGGTTGGCACTGAACAGAAAAATGCGATCGTCAATGCACTGAAGATTTCTCCTGAAAAAGTCTCTACCGTTTACAATGGTGTCGCTGCTCCGGGCGGTGGATACGACTCGGAACTGGTCGGCAAATTCACGCAAGGCCTGACCGACCCGCTGATTATTGGATCGATTTCCACGCTGACCGAGCAGAAAGGGTTGAGTTTTCTGATCGATGCGGCCGGCATTCTGAAACAGCGGCGCTCGAATTTTGTCGTCTTGATTGCTGGTGACGGGCCACTCCGTCCGGAATTGGAGCAGCAGGCAAAACAGCTGCGCGTAGACGATGTGGTCAAGTTTGTCGGCTGGCTCCCCGGTGCGGCGAGTAAACTCCTGCCTGCATTGGACGTGTTTGTGCAATCCAGTCTGTGGGAAGCGAATTCCATGGTGTTGCTGGAAGCTATGGCAGCTGGATGCGCGATTGTTACCACAAACGTCGGCGAGAGCCGTCACGTCGTTGATTCTGATTGTGGCTATGTGGTCCCTTCAAGGAACGCATTGGCTATCGCTGACAAAGTGGATCTGTTGCTGGGTGATGCCTGCCGTCGTAATTCATATGGGGTTAATGCCCGGAATAAGTTCGAGCGCCAATACACAGTTGCGGCAATGGCTGATCGCTACTCGGCGATCTATGAATCAGTTTTAGGTTGA